The genomic region TCCTCACTTGGTGCAAACCCTATTTTATTATTAGGGTTTTGTCCATCAGCTACCTCTGGTTTCTGGCATGAGACCTGCACATGTAGAGAGAGAGAGAGAGAGAGAGAGAGAGTGTGTGTGTGTGTGGAAGAAGGGTGGCTTTAGCTTTGTATATAGTTTATAGAATTTGATGTATTTTCAGGGCGATCGAGAATAGCTAGAAGGGAGGAAAGGAGCTGAAAGACTGATAGAGTCTGCTTTGTCATGGCACACGTGCAATGGAGTTGGAAAAATGGATATGAACCCTAGAGCTTTTGAGTTCTAATGATCTGGAAATAAAAAATACTTGATGAATAATAATGATAGACCATGATGGATCCAACAATGTCATCTGTCACTTGCCTATATTTGTGATCTCATCGACTAAGAGATCCACAGGGTCCTTTCACCGTCCAAAACAAGAACTTTGGAAGGGTTGCAGTATCTTATTGTGATGTTGATCGATGCAGTAGACTAGCTCGTCGACACAAAAGCTCCGCGTAGGTGTGTACTATTGTTTTTCTTTTCCAATTGGGTGTGAAATGACAAACCATTTCAGTTACACCAGCAAGTTTGTAACACACTCACCAAATCAGTAATTTGATTATTTCGATTATTCTTCTATTAATCTAAAGAAATAATAACTAACAGACTTCTTTATGGTTTATCATATACATAATATGAGTTGGATCAATGAAGTTCATGTCCTAATCTTTTGTTACCTTTCCTACTTGGCCTACAGAACTTTAGCTTCCCACGGTCAAATTAATTGGAATTGGGTAGCTATTTGCGTCTTTTAACACTAATAGTAGTGATTCAATGAAGCATTCTAAGCATCTTTAGTTCACTTTTGATTAAGATAATCCATTTTCTAGTAGCCGGCTTAGACTACAGAAACTGGCCTCTCACTTACCCATTTGAACACTACTTTGGCTTTTGGTTTCTGCTTAGTTTATTTCTGATTATGCCAATTAATCTTTGAACCCATCTCACTTTGTTTTACTTAGTGGAGAAGATGGCCCTAACCTTTAACAATAATTCCAACACAAAAACACAGCCTTAACATATAGAATTGCATTCTCTTGCATAAGCTCCATTAAAAGGCCAAAATCCTTGTCTACTAGCTACAATTTGTTGTCCTCATCTTTCCTTGATTTCTGGATGTTGTTGTTTGAAGTTTGAACAACAGTAGCTTTCAAACCATTTTGTATCACTTGAGGATTGTCATTAGGCTCATTACAATAAAGATTGATTGGCATTTGGTGTGAGGTAGAGGACTAAACTCGTTCCTTTCTCTTAAAGCACTACGTGTGTTACAATCTAAATCGCACTTAAGGCCTTATTAGTCAAAATGTGTGTGCCAAGGACCAAAGGCTTTGTGCTTTTATATCTTTAGAACACAAACCAGTTGTTGATAATTTGGTAAGATTAGTCACTCCTAATCACAGAAGGTAAGTCTCAACTCACTAGCTATGATTCGGTCTAATACCGTTCTTAAAGAAGCTGCCTCAGCTCTACAATTTGATCTTTTGAATGTAGATTGTAATGGGAGTTTTTGTTTGTAACTTTGTTTTTCGTATCGAAAAAAAAACACTACCAATGATGAAATCTCTGGAAAGCTCCTACTAATTCGTGGGTGGAGACTTCCTGAGTGGCAAGATCTTTATGCAAATACGATTCCAGAACTTCGAACGGCCGGCCGGATTAATTTTCAAACTCTTGATTCTTACACTCGAGGTGTCATGTCCGATTTCCATCATTCATGGCAAACATAGAAACTGTAAAACCAAAAGGAGAAATGAAACTGTAGGGTTGCCGGCGTTAGGATGTCACTCGACAAATGAAAAAGGTGGATTTAAAACTGCTTGCATCTTCAATTATACACCATAATGCTGCCAGATTAATAATCCATTGGTTTTGCTCCGAACAAGAGGACATAGGATTGTCATTTCAGCAAAAGATTTCCTTCATTGATGTGTTTCTTAGCTGTAGTGTTTCAGAGAATGAGAAAAACCCAAGAAGAAAAAACTCAGTGTTGTGCACTTGAGCTGCAATTCCAACCTAACCCTATCTTGTTTTGGTAATCTAATGTGGAACAAGGCATGGTCCAGCATCATGTGGTTTCAATTTATGTGATCCATAAACTACAAGAAACTAATCAAGATTGAAGACAAGTGCATAGAAAAAGGGAGGGTTTGGTTCTATGGTGGATGATAATAATGCAGAATGGCTTACGACTCACAATAGTAGCCCGGAATGTAGTATTAAGCGGCTACAGGACTAGTCTCACTTCAAGATAATGAACAACTTGCAGCAACAAAGCTTTCCAACAATCATATGGTAGTATTGTCACATTAGCACAGAATCAAATGTCTAAATCTGCTTTCAATATCACAGCCCCCTTTGTATCCTATCCTAATTTGGTCTTCTAGCACAAATATCTCTGATTCAATTTTTGTAACTAGGCGTATACTAGGGGCTTCTTTGCTACTGTCATACTTCAAATTGCAAATTTGGAGTTGTAAGTTAAGACAACTGAAATGAAATACTAGCAGATCTATTTATCCTCACAAACTTAAAAGTGGTGCATTAGTACTCAGAAATCAAAACCAAATAACCTACACATAGAAAATACTTTTGTGTGAAACATTTGAAGATCTCAACCTCACATATACTTAAAGCTACACCTATAATATATAAGCTCCCATGAAAAGATAAACGATCACAACTATCAGAATTTCAACATTGACAAAAACAACCATACTACCACTCCAAAACCTAGTCATAATGACATCATCTTGGTTTTTCATTCTCATTATTCTCACCACTACCTATGCAATATGATACAAAATAGAGTCGTATCTATCATGCCTTGCAGAGACATCATTTCAGTCACCTCATGTTGAAGGGGAAGATAGGAGACTAATAAAACAGTAGAAGAATGTAGTGTCCCAACCCATAAAATAGAAAAATAAAAGATGACTATTGACTAGTAATAACAGAATAAGTAGAGATACTGAACCTGTTTATAGCCAATTGATTCACAACATTAACTCTCTTTTTTTACTAATGAAGGCGCACTATCAATTTCCGATGAAAATAACTCATATCTTAAGGGTTTCAAATTAGAACTCTGTCTCATGGCACCCAAAGTTTCAACTACACTTACAAAAAATCTTAGGTAAGAAATATACAGGGGAACAATCATAGAAGCAAAAGAGGTCAATGTCACCTCCCAAAACATTTCATTACTGAGGATGTAAGGGCGGAAGATAGGAACTTCAAACCGGCTGATCCACCAGGAAAGTATGAAACAGCATAGTATGCAAGTGCCAGAACCTGGTAATATCATTTGCGCACAAGTGTCAAAGTCTGATTGGGGATTTAACTATAATAAGATATTATGTATGTCTTATATATTTTTTTTTATCACTATACCAACCAGGGTAATAAAATAGTTTCAGGAGACAACTATATCCATATTAGATCTACTTCAAACAACAAAAAATGGGAAGCACAGAAGGACTACACAACTACAGGAAAGAGGATCTAAAAAAGAACGATCAGCAACTAAAGCCTTAAAACAGAACTATAAGAATAAGAATAATTGTGTGTGTGTTGTTTGTGGGGGGTGGGGGGGGGGGGAGGGAGAGAGAGAGAGAGAGAGATACCTGTAATACAGAGAAGAACACAGAGAGAATGTAGCTGTGAAGCACCATCGAGACATATATGGTACCAACCATACTGCCCAAAAATCCAAGTGTGAAAGGAAGTCTCTGCATAAGTAATGGAAAGTTAGAAAAACAATGAAGCATATAGCATGTACATTAGCAGGGACACATGTTACAAAACCATATAAGTAAATATGGTACAGATACCTCTTTTGAAGACATGTGAGCAAACTGATTCTGTGGACCTTTGAGTGCGAAGAAGGATCCAATAATAAAGGCACACCCAAGTGTAAAGCAGATAGCAAACTTCTGTGGCATCAATACCATAACCGGAAGGAACATGGTAAATGCGATAAAAACAAAGAACACCCCAGTTGCTAGAAACAACCCAAAATACATGAGAGCTTTTCCTGAAGGAACACTACTAGTGGCAGACTGGAGGTTCCCAGGTATATCTCTCACTCCTTTGGAAACCCTAAACACGTATCAACAAACATCAAATAAGGATTACATGCAAACAACAAAATGGATCAATTCTGAGATAAATAATGATACAAAACAAAAATAAATACGAGACTCTGGTTTGAAAAGGAAACTTCAAGCTCATATTGGTCATGAGTTGGGAACGGGAATTGAACTCTATGACATCTAATATCCTATTTACCAAACTAGTCTTTCACCATTGATATGTCATTAAAATTTAACAAGAGACGATATTTGAGAATCTTTCTGGCTTCGATGAAGGGACCTTGCCTCATGACCGCGACTTAAGATTCTAGTACTGTTGAAAAGACTAAAGGAACGCAGCTCCTGCTGTGGAAGCAGTGGCGCCTAAAGTCTTATGTTTTAGTTCTACTTACGAAACTGCGCATTAAGAAGTCAAGGTTGGCCTTAAAGCCTTCAGCTTACTGACCTCCAGAGTACTAAATTCAAATCCTCTACGGAACAACCTACACAATTTCTCAGTCTATAAAGTCAGCATTCTTAATCTCCCCCAAGATCAGCTAACTTTCCACATTTTCACTCGAAAACCTTCATCCTACAACCAAATACTACAGTTCCCTAGCATTCGGTAACCAGATCAAGTAGCTTCTCTCACAGTATTGATCTTCGATTTCAGATTCATCAACATATACTGGATACACAAAATCATAGCAAATCTAGAATCGATTTCACTTAATATCAAATCTCAGTAGCAAAGTGTCTCAAATTTTAACTAAAAATTGCAGACTTGAATTGAGTGTGAGATCAGAGATATCTACATACACGCTGAAAGTCCCCGAAACGGTGTCGTTTGCGGAGCGGACCGCAGATTCGAGATCGAAGCCGAGGCCCAAGGAGGCGCTGTCCTCGGCGGATTGGGAAGCGGCGTAGGAGTTCCAATCGGCTAGGAGAGAAGACGCCGGCTTCAGCGAGTCGTCGCCGGCGCCGCTGCTGCCGCCGGAGAACCATTCCTGTGCCATCTTCTGCATTCTGGTGCCCAGCAGGCCTTTTCTCTGGGGATTTAAAATTGAACAAGGAGAAGGGAAGAAACAAAGCTGAAGGATTTCAACTTTGCGCTATTGTAAATCGGACTCGGGTTAGTGAATCAAATTTCGGTTATTGTTTTTTTTACTCGAGATTACACGGTTTCCTCAGATACATTTTAGACCCAAGAACTGATATTTAACTCCAATTTAACATGATTCGAGCCTTATATATATATATATAGTATTTTCTCAGCTACGGACGTCCGCATCAATTTTTTGGTGCGGATTTTCATTTTTACACCACTTTTCGATCGAATTTCCTCATCTTCACCGTCTAATATCTAGATAATATTGTGCAGATCATCTCTGTAAAATTTCAGCCAATTTGGTGATCATTAAGGCCCTCAAACTCGAAAAACAAATGGACGGACTGAATTCTGTCCAGTTGTGTTCATACCAGAAAAACTCAAGTTTGAGGGCCTTAACGATCACCAAATTGGCTGAATTTTTGCAGAGATGATCTACACAATATTATCTAGATACTAAACGGTGGAGATGAGGAAATTCAATCGGAAAGTGGTGCAAAAATGAAAATTCGCACTAAAACTGTTGGTGCGGACATCCGCAGTCGAGAAGGGCTATATATATATGGGCTCACTTTACTTGTCACTCTTCCGTCTTAATTTCACCATAAATGATGCAATGTTAATTTGTTTTAAAAAATAATGTTCATTTGTTTTTTGAAAAATATCAAAGACATTTTTTTTTCTCACACTTTCATTCTGACTTCGTTGTCGAGTTTATATATGTCATAAGCTAAACATTCACATGTTTCAAACGCTGATCGACTTGTTCCTTATTGGAACTTTTTCATAAACACATCTTACATGCCTTTCTTCCTCTTGACTTTAAAGTACATAGGTATAGATTGTAGAGAAAAATGAGAGCGCGCTAGCAGCATATCAGATTTTGTATGAGATTGCTTCCTGAGAAACATGCATTCTAAACTTTCCATTGCATAAGGTCTTGAATCAATAGACAAAAACTAGAATATAAAAGGAAGAATCAAATAAGAAGAAATTGATCCCGAATATAGTGCTAAAATTGGCATTAGCATCGGGCATGACCAATAATCGTCCCGCACAAGTTCTTGTTGTCCTCATCACCGTTTGGCTGATGGCACAAGGCGAAAGCTGAGCTGATACAATCTACAAAGCCCCAATGGAACTGAAAGAACTCTGCGGCCTCGAGATCAGCAGAGATGATCGGATTCCCAGCAGAGTCGTTTGAGACGGATGTTTTGGCCACACCAGTAAGTCTGGGCGTGCAAAGTCTCTTTTAGTTGTTGCGGGCGTGCCACCGCGCGGACGCGGAATGTAGTGGTTGTAGTAGCGGGGTGCGCTTAGCCTTCTGCTTCTAATCAAGCTACTGAGGATGGAGAGAGCACCAACTCCACCGCAGGGTTCTTCAGATTCGCCTTGCGTACTGGGCAAGGACTTACAGTAGTCCGCCTGAGCGTCACAATATCGATACTCGACGTAGGATCGAGCAGAGCTTCAATTGGGAAGGAGAGGAAAAAAGAGAAAGCTCCGGAGAGCGTACGGGGAAACGAAAGGAAAGCTCCGGGGAGCGTCTGAGGTTCGACTAGGTCGAGAATTGTATTGTATTTTGTAGAGTTGAGTTGTTGTATTGTTTGTTGTGTTTTGTGTAGTGCTAAACCAGATCCTCGATCTCTCTTATATAGAGCTATTTAGGGCCACATGTATTGGCCCAAAGCATGTCAAAGACTTGTAGGAGTCTTCAACGATAAATACGGTGTAGACGATTTAAATCACTTACTGGAGACCTAAAGGCCTTCTAAGCTTATCTTGTTAGATGTGCATACGTATCATGCACACATGATTAAGGAATAGAACCAACCCCTTCTCATGCAAGCAACACATGCACGTGTTGTCCTTCAAGCCAAGCATGGATAATTGTCTCCTTCTTCAATTGAAATACTATAACTCTGGACGTGTATGCAAAGCAGATATGCACAGCTTGCATGTATATCTCCTTAATCAACTAGAATTAGGAGTAATCATATGCTTCACGTCTATACCAACTTTAATGCACCACTCCCTTCCAAACTCATATCCCATGCAAACTTTGACTCGCGCGCCCATAATCCATCTCGCATGCAACCTTTGACTTTGCAACCCACTTCGCGAGGTAGCAATTCTGTCGCATGCAACCTCTTCGCATGCATCTCGCCTCCACTGTAGCTGCAAGCATTTTCCTTCGCCATGCATAGAGAGTACATACACTTGCATACATGTGATTAAAGAATAGAAAACTTCTCCTGGCGAAGTCTTCCCGCGCGAAGGCATCTCGCCTCGCTCAATCTTCTACGCGAAGCCAGTACACTTCATGTGAACTCTGCTACTCAGCTCGCCTGACTTCGTTGGTGGGCCATAAACTCAATATTTTAGGCTCGCCGGTATGACGTGGATCATGAATTTAATTAATATTTACCTAAACAATTACTGTCTAATAAAATATTAATTTGGGTGTAAACAACGGAAACTCGAAACACTGCTACACGCGTACAGCAAGATTCCGTTACATCTTTTCCAAGGTACACTAACCACATCCGGCCACCGTCACATTTACCCATTGAAAAATAATCTGAGTCTAAAAAAGGGCAGAATATCCCATCAAGCTCATGTAGTACACGATACAGCCTTCGGACTCCATTCGAATCCCACCGATAAGCAAGAAGCCTTGTTCCAAAACGATCGCGAGGTAAGCCAATTAGAAAGCCGTTGAATTCGATAGAAGCATAATCAGCATCAACGTTTACTGGAACATAGAGTACTCTATTGTTGCCTGTGTAACTCACAACCTCGGGAATGGAACCCTCATCGCATCGGCGAACAGATGGACCCTCCGGATCAGTTGGATCAAAGCAATAAGTCACTGGATAACCGGAACACCGATCATAGGAGATGACCGAGATGTACAGTTTGGAACCCACAAGTGTGTGTGTTCCGTATAAGGAAATTCCACATGGATGATGATCCCCCTCACAACCGTCTTCGTCGTCGTCACCACGACGATAGTTATGATTGACTTCATACAAGCATTCAAATTGCAAAGGCGTCGACTCAGAGCTTGTTTTGCAGAACTCATCAATGTTTAGACGACATATAAGTTGGGGCGTCGTCAAGTACAAAAACCAATTATCCTTCTTTGGCGGCGCCGGTGTGTCTGTCTCATCGGGAGAGAAACAAGAAGACAGGTATTTGCTGATACTCCGGCCACAGAATCGGTCGCATATCTCCGACCACTGCATTGTCATATTTGTCTTTTAATTAGGGTTCTTGAGGAGACCTAGCGAGGGCTTTTGTTTTGTGTTCGTGGAAATGACTCATATATATAAGAAGAACATTTGGGCTGGACTTTAGTGGACTGGACTTATTTGACTAAAAATGTTTAGATGGACTTATATAGTTATATAAGAGAAAATTTTTCAGATGGATTTCTATATAATTAACCAAAAGAGCTTTGGATTGCATGAAGAGCCTGGGAGTTCTTCCTCCAATCCCTAAATTCACCTTCGCCGGTGTGTTCCTGATTGGGAGTCTCAGCCGTGGCTCCGACAACGTCCCAAAGACCCTCAGCCATTAAGCAGGTTTTGACCTGAATACTCCATTCTTCATAGTTGTTTAGGTTCAGAACTACAAGAATAGCATTGGGGACACCTCTAGCAGCTGCCATGCTCACCCTGTCATATTTCCAATGAACTAAGGTGAGTCCATGTTGGATACGAAAAGAAAGCATTGCTGAAAAATAATTAATCGAACACATTGAAGTATCATAGCAATCTAGCTTATTACCTGGATGACTCGATTGAAAGACTGCGAGTAGTTTGTGAATTCCACAGCTGCATTGTGCTGATTCAAATCTGCAAACTTCTGGTTTTATAGATCGATAATTTTGTTTTCTTTTTTCTTTTTTGCGGTTAATTAGGTCTATTAATTAGTTAATAATGAATTAGCAATTGAAGAAAGACTTGGCCACTAGACTAAAGACTGAGACAAAAAAAAGTGTGGAAAAAGAGAAAGAATAAGAACATGCTCATTATCTCAATACAATCATAAAGATTTCATTCGTCCATTAATTTGATCAAGTTCAATTCCTTAATGATCGCTATTTAATTTGGCTGAAATTTGTACAAATGATCTATTTATATAGGCTTAAAGACTAAACAGTTAAGATGTCAAAATGTGATCGAAAAGTGAGTGTCATACACCGTTAATTAGAAAATCTTCGACTTAATTGTCCTTATTATAAAAGGGCTCGATCCCTACTATTACTACTAATATCATTCATAGAAATCAAGATAGAGGTTTTTACAAGTTGTGATTACAATAAATTAAAATCAAACAAGTTGTACGTGATGACAAGAAATCATCCAGCTTGTTCATGTGATTCCACCTGCCATGACAAATTAACAAACCATATAAATTTTCAGTCATTTTCTATGTCAAGTCCTTTCTCAAAGTTGAGGTTGATGACGACATACATAAACAGATCGTCATCAGTTTTACGACTTGCGCGCGAGCTTAAAATTCACAATCAGAGAGTCAGATTTGGTGATGAATTGAGAGTCAAATTCAGTTAGTTTGCTAGCTAGTTTACACTATTCATCCCAATAATAGCCCTGAAAGAGTTGAACAAATTAAAAGTAATATATCATGATACACCTGCATCACAATAATCCATATAGAATGATTTCTTTTAGAACAGCAAGCTAAAGAAAAAAACCATTTTTTACAATTACGATGTTGTCAATAACACCAGTTGGTCCAGTTCGCCCCCAAAGCTTGATCTTGTTCAGGTTCGTATTTTTCCATTGTTTTTATCATGACCTCGATTTTTTTTCATAGACTTTAGATACTGAAAGTTGCTTTAGTCGGGATTATGAAGTGCTTCTGCTGAAAGTGATTTTGTTGAATAAGCTTTTATCTCGATGACGGTGCCTCTATAAGATGGAACCTCTGTATCAGTTGGCATGGATCAAAGCAATATATGTCATCACTCGATCACAGTCAGGATAAAAATCAGCTGGAGATCGATCAATTAGGATATAATGATCATTCACCTTTCAATTTGTTCAATCAGTGTCCATTAGCAGATCTTCTCATAAGGTATTTTGAAAAGCAATTGATTCTCAAAAAATATTAAAAAAAAAAAAACACAAATACAGAATTTGACATGATGAATATGATAGAGTAGTAACGTGCTGGCTAGTGTTTATTCTCAATATAAAATGTTGTATCCATCATTCAACCACGTATAAACGTCTTCCCATTACAAAACCAGATATTTCGAATAATAATCACACTATCATTCTCTTTCTGAAACCCTTAGCAAATATACTTTTTCCGTAAGTAGAAACGAAAATCTCAACAAAGAATGGAAATTGCATCCATACAAACGATGCAATTGGGACACTGGAAAGTAAAACAACTGGAACAATAATCCATGGTTTTCCATCAAGCATCATATACAAGGCAGCAGAAAAAGCAATCGTCATAGTAGCAACGGAGAGAAAAAGTGTAAAAAGACCTGCTATCATTTTTGAAGGCAATGATTTGACGAAATCAGTCATTTTGTAGCGTGATGTAAGGATTCCTAAAAATATCATGACTGAAGTCGTGGAAGAAAAGAGTGATATAGCATCAGAAACCATAAAAATCATAAAGGCCTTTTCATTTGAAAATATGGGAAAACCTGTATCTCCATTGTTGCCTCCAGGAATTGTGAATGCGGCTGCAAACATCATGGTCACAATCAGAGCACCCACGACAGTACAAGAAGTTGCAGTTTCTTTCATAGAATTCTCTCCCTCTTTCATCAAGTCTTTATGATACTTGGCAAACACTTCAGATGGTTGCAGTTGGTCCGTTTTATTTATCTCTTTACCTTGCCATGGCGTAAGCACAAACACCTCCTGCATTTCATCCAACTAAAATCAAGTTTAAACATGCAGACACCTCCTGCATTTCATCCAACCAAAATCAAGTTTAAACATATAGATGTATTTCTTAATTCTCACTAGCTTTTTTTTTCTTTTTTTTTTTTTCAAAAAAAATTCTCTCTTATAAATCTATGAGCAATGTCTCATATTCCCGATGTGGGATCCACATCTCAACATGCCTTTGCACATGTAGCGAATTTTCAAGCCATACACGTGGACAATTTTTTAGGTAACGTGGAGTTTGTGTGGTCATTGGGCTAACCCGCTCTGATACCATGATAAAATAGTGTAGGGTTCACATCCAAAATCAATTAACAGTGATGATAAAGTGTCCCAAACCCTTATAACTTATAGTTTGTTGACTTGTCATCATTAGGATTAGGAAGTAGAGTCTATAGATAGAGTTATAGAGACAAAAGAATCTAACCGTGTACCATTGAACCTCTCTCTGCATTTGCAGTGCTGCACCTCGAATATGACCAATTCCAGCTTGGGCGTGTGAGGGAAAACTTCCCACTATATGTAGCATATTGTTGTCAAATTTGTCTTTCCTTTTGCATATGTCTATTGCGTTCCAGAAATCCAACTCATGTATAAGGTTATAAACTTTTTCTAGACGATAATCAGCTGCATATTGTAACACGGTCCTGTCTTTTCCATTAGTAATTTCTGCAATCCTTTCATTTGCTTTAAACATACGCCTAAGAAATTCAACATTTTCCGTTTCTGCTGCTCGAAAAATTGCTTTTCTCAAGGCGTTATTTTCTTGCATTTCTGCAACATTTTTATTTCTTATGGCGTCGCATATGCGATCTAGAAGAGTAAGGGATTGGACATGTAAGATTTTCTGTTCACGAATCCAATCGTCGTCGTTTCCTACAGGGTTGACGTTACAAACAAAAGATATGATTAACCACATGTTAAACAAATCAAATGAGAATCATGTAACAAAAAATAAATTATTAGAGGGAAAATGAATGTACCACATATACCGAAGGGATTGACTGCTAGTCTCAATAAACTACTCATACCTACACAAGTTTATGAAACAAAGTCAAGATCGAGTAGCTGTAATCAACTGCAAAATATATGAAACTAATTATTGATTTTTGTACACTACTACTAAAAACCCAAACATTAATAAAAGCCAAAATGGAACTTCGGTGAGATTCCCGCTGTCAGTTACCTTGGTCTTCAAAACCAGAACGATTATCCTCAACACCAGGAGCATTAATTGGTGGTACGTTACTTACGTCTGCACAGATGCACGAAAATAATAAAATAAAATAATATTCATGCTCAAAAAACATTTCAAAGCAAACCTAAAATAGTCTATATATTGTAACCAAAAAAATAAAGAATAGTCTATACACGCGCACACACATACATACAGCCTTTTATCAGGTTCAAACATCTTTATTTATTCAAAATGTACGGAATTTGCCAATATAACCATTTTTCGGTCAGATTTTTCGATCATAGTCAATTAATATTTAGATATATATGACATAATCATCTATGCAAGATTTCAGCTAAATCAGTGATCGTTAATATATCAAACCTATATGATTACAATGAGCGAACTAAATATGTTCAACCCGAACCGTTTGTGTAATTCACAGTTTTGAACACCTTAATTATTATCAATTTGGCTGAAATTTTGTAGTAATGATCTACTCATATATACCCAAAAGATATACGGTTGAAATGCGAAAATATGATCGAAAAGTATGTCAATTAAGGAAATCCGTACCTTTTAAATATATAAGGAGGTTTGTATATGAAAAGACCTGGTATATGTGTATAATCATGATTTAGATCATTTGAGCTTCTATAATCATGATTTACATGAACGGTTTTGTTTGAACATATTTTGTTCTTTTAATTCATTTCATCGGATTTGGTACCCAAATGATCTCCAAATTGAACGAAATTTTGTAGAGATGATCAACACACTAGTATCTAGACACTGAACGGTAAAGATGTGAAAACATGACAGAAAAGTAATCCAAATAAGGAGCCTCACACTTTAATTTCAAAGTGGGGCTCCGCTTTAGATAGGAACCAACCAACCAGTTGGTTGGTTAAGTAGTTTAACAGACAACATTAAAAGGTTATGGGCTAGGAAGCATGGAAGCGCGAGGGCACTCACGATTCACGCTTTCGAAGCAAAAACGGGAGACAATCGTGGTGGGAGCGCTATAAAACGTGATTCCAGCAAACTTAGTTTTAGAATTGCGGTGGAAGCGAAGATTTCAAATTGGAAGCACTAGGGAATAATTCGACATTCTAGGGAGCAATCTAAGCCCAAAAGTCGGTTCC from Fragaria vesca subsp. vesca linkage group LG3, FraVesHawaii_1.0, whole genome shotgun sequence harbors:
- the LOC101301762 gene encoding protein transport protein SFT2-like, whose product is MQKMAQEWFSGGSSGAGDDSLKPASSLLADWNSYAASQSAEDSASLGLGFDLESAVRSANDTVSGTFSVVSKGVRDIPGNLQSATSSVPSGKALMYFGLFLATGVFFVFIAFTMFLPVMVLMPQKFAICFTLGCAFIIGSFFALKGPQNQFAHMSSKERLPFTLGFLGSMVGTIYVSMVLHSYILSVFFSVLQVLALAYYAVSYFPGGSAGLKFLSSALTSSVMKCFGR
- the LOC101300036 gene encoding uncharacterized protein LOC101300036, encoding MKFDRGSMAAARVVPSANTILEVLNLYNYEDWSRRVRIYLKAEGLWEVVKATAETPNKEDTDEYRGWKKKNAKAHHAIQNSCGTDVFGFIRDSRTAKDAWATLAKMFKPVPASNNTDEGSDGLQLKDLEIKEVTEVEVKVDGQRNIYEPFFKCLEDGYSSTSGFSREEDVLEFLKQHPETVRERHPSSGMPALHLSLSRSENEEIAKRMVQLMTADELEILDPSGRTALSYGVDARYNEISVAVAKCMVEKNERLLSIVDPSTNMIPLVRAHQVGARRDVRVRAYLFSVTPLDTMCVHQAAQLISLCLKQGNLEIPMHLLNRYPSLGITEDLSGQSPLYTLAGCDFITAEKFIETFTFRERIIYDHVSNVPPINAPGVEDNRSGFEDQGMSSLLRLAVNPFGICGNDDDWIREQKILHVQSLTLLDRICDAIRNKNVAEMQENNALRKAIFRAAETENVEFLRRMFKANERIAEITNGKDRTVLQYAADYRLEKVYNLIHELDFWNAIDICKRKDKFDNNMLHIVGSFPSHAQAGIGHIRGAALQMQREVQWYTEVFVLTPWQGKEINKTDQLQPSEVFAKYHKDLMKEGENSMKETATSCTVVGALIVTMMFAAAFTIPGGNNGDTGFPIFSNEKAFMIFMVSDAISLFSSTTSVMIFLGILTSRYKMTDFVKSLPSKMIAGLFTLFLSVATMTIAFSAALYMMLDGKPWIIVPVVLLSSVPIASFVWMQFPFFVEIFVSTYGKSIFAKGFRKRMIV